Within the Miscanthus floridulus cultivar M001 chromosome 2, ASM1932011v1, whole genome shotgun sequence genome, the region GGAAAGCCGATATGTAGTTGTTGAGCCATCAACAGGGCGTAAGCGAAAGCCAATACCACGTAAGGTTCTACATTATCTTCCATTCATACCAAGGTTGCAGCGGCTATACATGGAGCCCAAAACCGCAAAGCACATGCGGTGGCACAAGGAGGGTAGGCGTGACAACCCAAATGTTATGGTCCACCCATCTGATGCTGAGGCTTGGACACATTTCAATACAGTCTGCCCAGAGTTTGCAGCGGAGGCTAGGAATGTTCGTATTGCTATGGCAACAGAtggcttcaatccatttggatttgGAAAATCTAAATATTCTTGTTGGCCAGTTTTCGTGATTCCTTTGAACTTGCCACCAGCTCTTTGCATGAAGGAGGAAAACATATTTCTTAGTCTAGTGATTCCTGGACCAGAGCATCCCGATAAAAATTTGAATGTGTTCATGCGACCACTAGTAGATGAGATGAAGAAAGCTTGGGCAGGAGTAGAAACCTATGATAGTTTTTCAAAGAGAAAATTTACAATGAAGGTTTCATATCATAATTCCATTCATGACTATCCTGGGTTGGGCATGTTCTCTGGATGGTCTACACATGGTGGGTTGGCATGTATCGATTGCATGGCAGATGTGGATAGCACTTGGCTACCAAATGGGCGCAAGTATAGTTGGTTTGATTGCCATAGAAGATTTCTACCAGCTAACCATGAATTTAGGGACCAGAAGAATGCATTTAGAAAGGGTGTAGCAGTTCATGACATACCTCCACGTCGATTAACTGGGGTAGAGGTGCAAGAATACATGAATGAAGTGAAAGATAAATCTTTTGATGGTTATGGCACTACTCACAATTGGACTCACATCCCATTCCTATGGGAGTTGCCATATTTCCCTGAACTTCTGcgtccacataacattgatgttaTGCATATGGAAAAAAATGTAGCAGAAGCTATTTTCTACACATGTCTTGACATTGGTGATAAAACCAAGGATAATAATAAGTCTCGTCTTGACCAAGCCTTGATGTGCAACAGAAAACATCTCAATCTAGTTGAGAAGCCAAATGATAAATGGGATAGACCTAGAGCACCATTTTCCCTGAAAAGAGACCAAAAAAGGATGTAATGCAGTGGTTTATGGACATCAAATTCCCTGATGGCTATGCAGCAAACTTAAGGAGAGGGGTAAACATGGATACACTACGGATAAACAggcatgaagagtcatgacttccataTATTCATTGAGCGTCTACTACCTGTGATGATGCGAGGTTTTATCAAGGATGACATATGGGAAACATTAGCTGAGCTAAGTTACTTTTTTAGAGTCCTTTGTGCAAAGGAGGTTGACTGTGCCCAGATATGTCAACTGGAAGCAAGCATACCTGTTATTCTTTGCAAATTGGAAAAAATCTTTCCACCAGGTTTCTTCAATTCAATGGAGCATCTTCTGGTGCACCTTCCATATCAAGTTAGGGTAGGAGGCCCAGTAAAGTATACATGGATGTATGGAGTTGAGAGGTATAAACTTAGAACACCTATTATTTATCTTTCTGCCTTGTCATAGGAAAACAACTAATTTAATCTTTTGTAGGTTACTAAAAAAAGTTAGGGCAAAAGTCCGTAACAAGGCTCATGTTGAAGCCTCAATAGTGGAAGGCTGCCTAGTTGAGGAGATCTCTTACTTTACATCATTGTACTTACCTCAACTCATACCGAGCTCCCGAAATCGTCCACAACGTTATGCTCAAAGTGGTCCTCCATCAGATTGTACCCTTAGCTTGTTTCAAGTGCGTGGATGGAAGAGCGGTAGAGGAGTGACAAGGTTTCTAACGTTTGAAGAGTACAAGATAACAATGATTTATATCTTCACAAACATGATTGAAATGGAGGAATTTGTACAGTAAGCACACCAACTTTGACAAACAAAATACTAATTCTTATTGATCATAATTAATCACCTGGCATAATCCATAGAAAATTTGAACAAGAGCAATGGAGACGTGCAAGACCACCAAATCAGAAACAACTAGATAATTTAAGGATGAATGGTGCTGGCAATGGGAAACCACGACTTGTTGGATTGGTTTAGAAGCCTGGTACTAGCTATTTTCTTAATTTCTGTACAGGTTTCAACATTCTATTAAATTGTTAATTACATGTTAGTTTCAATTGTAACATTTCAGTGTGacatggatgcaagcatacctagTGAGCTACGTCATTTATCACGTGGTTGTGGCCTCAAGGTTAGGTCATATGATATTTATGAGGTTAATGGGTACAGATTTAGATCTGAAAAGTATGAAAAATCTAGAGGGAACCTGACTACCACCAACACCGGGGTGCTTGCTGTTAGTTTTGATGATAGCAACAATGAGCTTCAGTACTACGGCATTATCAAAGACATAATTGAGTTGAAGTTTGATGGTGGTAGTGAATTCAGCCTAGTTTTGTTTGATTGTCATTGGTTCCACCCAATTAATGGAGTGAGGCAATTACAAAGGGTTGGACTAGTCGAAGTTGCCCATGCTTCTTGTAATCCAGCGAACGAAACCTTTTGTTCTTGCTAGCCAAGTGAAGCAAGTGTATTATCTTCCTTATCCATGTAAGTCTAGTGCAAGCCTTAAGGACTGGTGGGTTGCATACAAGGTCAGCCCCCTTTCAAACTTGTCTATTCCTACAATGGATGAGTATGATAATGAAGAATCACCATGTGTGGATACCTTTCAAGAAGATGGTTTAGACGGTGAATTCAGTCATAGACATTGGACTTGGCTTAGATGATATCACGATTAGTGATGGCTTTGATGAGATCAATGATCCAAATGAAATTTCCATGCTGACCAAACAACGAAATGGTGTGACAGTAGACAATGAGCCACCAGTTGAAGAACATGAGGGGTATAATACAGAATATTTTCTTGATGCCACACAAGTGGAATTCCAAGATCCTGATGACTTTTGATGGGAGAAGTAATACATTTATTTTGTTCCAACCATTTTCATACTTGCATTATTTCAATTGTTTTCCAGTACACTTACTCATGGTTGCTGCATCATATTTTCAGGGATGACACTCACACATAGAGTGTTACGCAGTCAATCTTCCAATGCTTCTAGGGAGGTCACGATTTTGAGTCTGAATGGTCCTGCTGATTCTAATGCAGAAGATCAGCAAACTAGaactggaattggctatttacGAGGATGTGCAGATCTTCCCCCCACTATTCCCAATGAGCAAGATCGTCCATTGATTGAGCCGGAAGGAAACTCGTGAGTTTGTAATCTTGCATTGTCATATTTATGCAACCCAACACTCATTTGATATCGCTAATTGATTTGTTTGATTATTTTTGGAGGCACTGGACTGTGGTAGAAGGAAGGACTCCTTCAAGTGTGTTAACATgtttattgaagaagcagcatcCTGGTTTGGTTCAGTACAAAGGCAAGACCATGGTGGCATCCACATGGAAACATTATCAAGCAGCCAAGGATGACTCTGGAAAATCTAAAGCTGATTTAGTTGCTGAAGGGTTTTGGGTAATTCTCTACTTCTATCTTGGGTACCAGCTACTTTCCTGCTACAGGTTCATGCACTTGTGCTATTAGGTTCATGCAAAGTCTGATTTTAACAGAACCAGCTCATAACAGTTATTAAGTTGGGGTCCTAGAGCTCTCTTATGTTTTTGCTTGTTCTATGCAGAGAAGGTTTAGATTCGATCCAGTCAAAGAAGAGGCTTCAAGAGAACATGTTGGTGTCTGCTGCTCTGTACTCCTGgggagcatcatgtattatgcaaGAATTACAGCTATAGTAGAGCATTTTCGAAAAGTAGAGAAAAGAACAATCTGTGACAAAATTGCTGGGCAATTCTATTTGACGAGGGACGAGTACATTGCACAACGTCCTCCTTGGTGCATACTAGAATGCTAGGAAGTTTTGGCCATGGAATGGAGCAGTCCTGAATTCAAGAAGAAGTCAGAGAAAAATCGTGCAAATCGTCTCAGTCGTAAATTTAAACCTCACAAAGGAGGATCCAACTCTATCGCAACAATACGACAGAAGATGGTTAGTGTTCACCTTGCTGATTTTCTATGAGATACTCTTTTGTAGGAAATAGACAACTAATTTCATATACATTCAAATGTAGTCCAAGAAACTCGGAAGAGAAATATCTGATATTGAGGCATGGGTACATACTCATAGAGGCTCAAATCATGAAGATATTACTTCACTAAACACAGAAGAAGCGACTTCATGCTTGGTAATTGCTAGATGCTGATTTTCCAATTTTGTAGAATTTTCATTTTACTTATTTTGCAAATGTTCACACAATCATATACATATACACACATTGGACAGGAAAAATACAAAGCTAAGGCCATTGAGTTAAATGGACTGAATTTTGATTGGTTGCACTCTTCGGTGGATCCTAGAGCTCTCTATGAATGCACTTGTGGTAGGCCACATGGCAAATGGGCCACTTTTAATGGGACCATCAATGATAGAGAAGTCCTTGCTGATTTGAAAAGAGGTCGTGCCTCGATCATGGCTGCTAGGCATCAACGTCAAGAGGAGGAGGACCGTATGAGGAAAGAAGCAAGTGATGGTCGTTTGGCTAAGGAATATGCCCAAAATATGTCGAATTGGGCAAGAATGGTACATACTCATAATGAAAACATGCAAAAGTTTATGGAGGTGAGATCTGTCATACAGCCCTATGTGTTCACTTTAGTGTCAATTTAGTTGCTTTTAATTTAGCTGCTTTCTATTATTAAACTGCAGTCGGTTGCTCTCCAAACTGGTATGCCTCTCGCAGCTGTTCCTCCTCTCATGCCTCCCCCACCTCAGCCTCCAACATATGCTATTTCGCCTACTCCAAATCTGTCTCATGAAAATGTAAGTCTGCAGAACTTTTAGCATTAAATTATGAGGTATTTTGACATTAATTGAGTTTTAGTTGAACAGTGCCTTGGAATATCTCAAGTATCATGCTCACACAGAGCTAACTTGTACAGTATCATAACAATTATATGTTAGCTGTGAAAGTACCATAACAAATATATATTAGTTGCAGCAATCTTTAGAAAGCTATGGATGTTTATGCTAGATTGATGGAATGCTGGAATTTTAGTATCTATGGCCGTCACAGTTTGTTGTGTTTTGCATCTTTATGCTGTATGTCCTACTTCATGTAGAAATGCATATGCATCTACTAAGCAAGCTGAGCATGTCACTGTGGATAGAGTTGGAGGAGGTAGATACACGCATAGTAGCATCGAAAAAAATGCAGCTACTGCCGTGTCTATAAAACAATTTTTATGCACATGGATACATCAATGCATTCTTTACTGTTCAATACATTTGAAAACTGAACCTACACAATTTATAACACAACAAGTTGTTTTTCTAAAATTTTGATTGCTTTACTATCACAGGTCGGTACCTTTGGCTCAAGTGTTAGAACCGAAACTCCAGATGAAACTATAAGTAGGATTGCTCGTGGAGAATTCCATAGCCATGCAGATGGAACTCCAAATGGAGTGGATGGAACAGCAAGTGGTGGAGGCACATATTCTCCTCCGGACGAAGCATTTCCGTTCTTTTGATTGTCATCGAACTATGTGCTGCAGCTAAGTAATAGTTAGGTCTAACACCTGATGGAGGAGATAGACTTTTGCAAGCTAAGTAGGCAACTGTTGTTGCTTATTTTGTTTAAGTAATAGTTAGGTCAGCACCTGATGGAGGAGATATCTTTTAGAAGCTAAGTAGGCATGTCTACTAGGCTTTATATTAACAGACCTATAATTGTCTTATGATGATATAACTCTAAATGTTCGGTTCCATGGATTTGGCCTTTAATTAAATCAGTTCTTAAGTTCCTATTCATGTGTGTGAATCTGGATTATAAATAATTTTGTAAtaatatttgaattcaaatatgaATTATGTAttcatgatttgaatttgaatgttGTGCTTGGGTCAGCTGGTTTCCCTACAGTTCAAATTCCTAGGGAAAGTTTTCTGTAGGGTAATCACCTTTCCACGTAAGCTTTATCAGGGCCATCTTAGGTACTTTACCTAGGGATGCAATTTCCTAGGGAAAGACTGTTTCCCTACGGTTTCCACATAAACGGTAGGGCACATCTCTCTTTCCCGTCGCCGCACTCCCTAGGAGTCTTTCCCTaccaaatactctagggaaactaCTTCCCTACCGTTTTTCGGCCTTTCCCTAGGATTCTCGGCCCAAGGGAAACTCGTTCATTCTAGTAGTGATCTATATATACAACTAAAAGATACGGATTGTCGACGTCTACCGGCAACACCAAAATCACCCTGCGATCCATGACTACCCGGCGCATAAAAGGAAATTCCCACAACCACCTCACCTGCATGAGGAAGAAAAGGAAACGAGCGAGCGAGACAAAGGAAAGGCTGGCAATCACCTCGCCTGCATGCACAATAGCTGGGCCCGGCAATCCGATGACTGAGAAAAAAAAAGAGCGAgctagaaaaaggaaagaaattGCCATCAGGATCGTTCTCCAGCGATTTGTCCGCAAGTTTCGCTCCATCCACGGCAAATGGGCATCCGCCTCGCTCTCCCGCGATTCATCCGCCCAACAATTTAGCTCCACACGCGGCTGCCGTCGCCCTCGTCTGCCGCCCCCGTCGTCGCGCTCACGGGCCAAGATCTTTCACAGATGCATTTGGTTGAAGTTACACAATTGCTTGAGGGGAGCACacagagaagagggagagggagagagttgtcGGTCTGCTGCCGTTGCTGCATCTCCTTTTGCCGCACATTTGGAGGTTTACGAGGTCCATTTTGGTACTAATTACATTGAGTTAACTGACAGCACCTGACGACTTTTCTGTCAAATGGTGCTTAGTGCTGTTTGGATCGATCATACTTACATGAATAATGAAATTCCAATTTTATCGCGATGAATTACCTCAGGACTGAGAAATTGCAAGGGTGTTTGGAACTATAGGGAGTCGAGCAATGGTTTGAAGGATGATTTATTGAAATCTTGGATACTGTCCTTTTGATTTGTAAATCTCTATTAGTGCAATGCCATTTCACTTTGTGTTAAGTTGCTATAATTTAAGCCTTGCAGTTCATTGAGGCAAAAAAAATCGTTGAAGGAGTGTAGCTCTTTTCTTAAGATTCTCTTTATTTCAATTTGCAGCCTGCTGATATTCAACTCATATATCCCTTGAAGCTTCTATATATATCATATAGGATCGGCTTAACTCTCCTTTCATTTGTTTTTCAGTGTCGGTCTACAGCAGCTCAACTCTCCTTTCATTTCCAGACCAGAGTTTACTTGAGTTTGGTGTATTAGTTGACATGACTTGGTACGCCCACGTTTACTTGAGTTTGGGCCATTGCAAATATGCAGTGTAGGGCTTTTAAGGTAGGAACGGGCGTAGGGCTAATAAGGGTGTGGTATTGAGCTGAATTTGATGTGCATGAGAATAAATTAAAACGTATGACATTTTGCATACTGTCTCATATAAGGGAATTTAGACTTGTTGTCTGATATACTTAGGAGCTATTTTATTAGGATGATGACTTTGATTTTGTTGACCATTGTTGCATGGGCATTTAACCATGTTTTACTTGCTTCTTTCATTGCATTGAAAATGTTTTGGCTCATACGGAGTAGGAGGCTATGGGAACACACATGCATAGACCTATCTCTACAACTAAGAAGACTTTAGCGTTATCGTCTAGCCAGCATAATGATTCTCCTcacccctcctcttcttcctctaaCCCTGCTAGCCAGCATGACGATCCCCCAGACAAGTTACCTTGTGACAAAGTTTTGGCTACCCTGCTAACTAGCATGAAGATCCACAAGACATGTTACCCCGTGACAAAGTTTTggctcccgttgcaacgcacgagcaTGATCCTAGTCAGTGAAAAAAATGTGTCACGTCGGGCTAGAAGACACACTTTTTGTTTTCTCAAAAATATTAACTGAGAAGGATATCTTGACACGCTCATTGATAGATGCGGTCAGTACCCATCACTGTAAAATAAAAAAACGCCTATCTAGAAATGTTTTAAGTAGTATGTCTTGAAATATAAGGAATTCAAGTAATTTTAGGACATTTATGGTAAGACAAATGACGCATATAATTCTTCTGGTTACTATATTTGGGTTGGTGATAAACATTAATGGCAGGTATGCATGTGAAAATTGTCTTTTGGAGTGTTCATTCACCTAGAATATTTTATATTTTGATATAAATTTTGAGCTCTTAATTCTTTATATTCCAGGAAGGATGGAGCATGCTAGTAGCGCACAACAAACAGGAACGGCTTCTGTTCTGGGACGTGACCTAACTGTGTGCTTTCTAAagttatttttccttttgggGCGTGCTTTCCATAGTTGGAATGCACACATGGCTACAGAGATTATCGAGGCCCACCGGTGGCTTGGATCCTTGGAGCCGTGAGGGCCACGACCTGCATGATGCGGCTGTGGACCTGGCCTATCTCCGTGCAGGTTCCATCATGGGAACTCCGGAATCTTCcaactcccggcgttgattgagCGCAATCATATAGTAGTATTGATAAACTCATCTCTGAGAGTCGGTTTAATTAAAGTACCATTAAGCGAGCGGTAGAGGCCACATGAGACCGGCAACTAACCTTTCACCCACGTGGCACTGTATGCTTTGGCGTCATTTTCGGTGGATGCCTGGACACTCGATCGGGTCACGGGTGCTGACGGCGATCTTTTGCTGCATGTGCAACGCGTGCTTGATGGACGAGGACGACAGGCAGCCAAATTTCCTTCCCCATTCGCGGTTCGTTCATACACCTTAGAGGTGTGAGAGCACCAAATAAAAACGTTTAAAGTAGAGCTTGGTAAAAAAAAAGATGTTTCTCTTGTCATATACCCTCtctgtcctgtaatatagtgcGTTATAGAaattttaagacaaattaagagagaacataaaagacgcatgtaccctcattttattttctaatcagggcagtcccaatggtgtattgatgatggtttctatcctcattaaatgacttgccacgtaggcaaaatgctgacatggcaacgtaattaatgaagaaagagagaaaaatcctagaaatggtttcctcatgaagaaatcgGGTCTtttcttgacccaatgcaccaagaaaccatgaaatcgccattggggagaaaacCACCAGTTTTCAGGAGGCTCGTGccacactcccattggaggaagaagatggagttgggagagagaaagagaaaataattattacacaaagaCACCTCCACTGTGGAAGGTAGTTTCTATAGATGATTTCTTGTGCTATGGAAACCGTATCAGTTTCTTCTATTGGGACTGCCCTCAGACGCTATCATCAAcgtgattaatggtgattggttgataaatgcgAAGTATTTAATGCGAAACTGGATTTTTGTTCTAAAAAATGCATTATATTCGAGGATAAATTCTGAATGCTAAAATATACTATATTACAGGATGGAAGGAGTATGTATGCCCTCACCTGACTCAGTATAAATGAAACATCATTGAACAAACTATTTAATGATCAACAAATAGTTAGAATAGGCAAGGATAGCTAGAGACGAAAATAAACTAGATAAATCTATTTCTTCTAACCTCTAGCACACGCACATCCCAAATTTTACACTTGACTTGCTCGGTTTCACATTTATGGATCTCTCGTTCATTTTCGTTTTTTTCGTTAGAGTGAATTTAGAAATGAGATAATATGGATATGGATGTTCTTCCAATCGTCTTTCCTTTCGTCGTTTTTGCATTGGACACGATATTTCGTTTTATCTCCATATGACAACATGTTTTTGGAGTCCAACAATCCAGCGCGCCTAACTGGCTAACTGGCCACACCAGGCAATCCACGGTGGATTAGTGGTTGGCTTATTGAGATGTAGACTTATGGTCTTAGTCTTATATTAATATCATCTTATGGACCTTATGATATGAATTAAAATAACTTATGTATTGGCAGTATCACCATGGTAGGTTAGTTGGGGCAGCATGTGAAGTCATGTTTCTGTATGTATTAAtgttcccatttttctttttcgAGTCCTAATAGTTATTAACACATTTCTATtgaattggttcgttttcgatATCCTATGAATCTCGTATTTGTTACTATGTTCaaccttttttattttgttttttagtaCGAATGACTCGATTGCTTTCATACCTACGCATAGACTCAGTAAATTTCAATGACCAAAGATATTTTTTCGCCTAACACCTCTCTTTTAGTACAGCCCAATTCGTGCACGATCCCTGTATACCTAGTGGTCTAACCACCAAAACACAACACGAACTAATAAAAAGTATCCTATGGAATCTTACACAAAAACACTGATAGTTTGACTGTTGTGAGTTGTGCAAAAGAACTCCAAAAAGATCTAAAAATGAAACATTGATTTCATGAATTTCAGAGACATCTAAGCATTTCAAATTCAAAGAGATAATGAGATAGGTTGATCCAAGATCACTCAAGAGTTGTCCTCATGTATACTAGCACCATCACACTCACAAGTAGGGGTAAAATTAGATTAGATACGCACGGATACAACTCATCCTATCTATACTCtatccatttttttttttttggatctaGAGACATATACATCTAGATAATTGTTTCTCCATCCTATATCATCTTATCCCATATTTGTTTTCTCGGAGTCGTAGTCAGAGATGGATATTGTTGAAAGCTTTAAGTTCGATGGATAGACTAAATTATTATTCAGTTTATATGTAttcaaatatatttttttattaaacaGCTATCATGAAGCAATTAGAGTGTGTACAAGGGTGAGTGATTTCTAAAACATAAAATAAAAACAATTATTGTATCATTTATTTACTTGTACGTCTTAGTCTACCTTTCTATATGAATATTATTAAGTGAAGTCCCAATATATTTCCTAGTGACAGCTAGCATTTTATACTACGAACACATACTACTCATCAATATCATTTTGCATATTTTTTTGGTAGTCAGAACCAAACATAGATAATATTGTACATACATTATTTCATTGCATATTTTATATATCTTCGTACGGTTAAAGAGCTGCGAATTATTCATCCTATTTTCACCCCAACTCATAAAAACTTATCCAAAATCCTCGTAAGGATTTTAAGGATATTGAATACACAGAATGGGGCAAAACTAGATAACTCTTCCAGATCTTTTGACAAAATTTAAACTTGGAAAAGTAGATAGATGGATATATATTGAGAGAGAAGATATTCCGTCTATTGCATAAAAATTGCAATGGATCAAAGGTACACAAGAAGGGGGAGACAAATAAAAAACAACTCTATAAGTCAACTAAAAAAGGAAATACACAAACAATAATACGGTGAGATAATAGGATAGACCAAATTTTCTATGCTAGATCTATTGCACACTCCATGTCGAATGGCAAAGACATCAATTTGCAA harbors:
- the LOC136537272 gene encoding uncharacterized protein, whose product is MSIEDRSWMYEGWNDNGCHSHEWVQKTNAFLDHAFSLVLDSKKFGVLCPCSDCDNRVRRRRPIMSLHLCKRGFTPGYTIWTEHGEKPFSEPTLENANDTADGLDEMLADIGDAMHTVSAEDEPPADAKAFYAMLEASQEPVHNYTSVAQLTAVARLMAVKSQHNLGVECINKILNLFDDVLPENHKMPKTFYECTTLLKGLKMPYVKIDACENNCMIYYGEDINKEKCDFCGESRYVVVEPSTGRKRKPIPRKVLHYLPFIPRLQRLYMEPKTAKHMRWHKEGRRDNPNVMVHPSDAEAWTHFNTVCPEFAAEARNVRIAMATDGFNPFGFGKSKYSCWPVFVIPLNLPPALCMKEENIFLSLVIPGPEHPDKNLNVFMRPLVDEMKKAWAGVETYDSFSKRKFTMKVSYHNSIHDYPGLGMFSGWSTHGGLACIDCMADVDSTWLPNGRKYSWFDCHRRFLPANHEFRDQKNAFRKGVAVHDIPPRRLTGVEVQEYMNEVKDKSFDGYGTTHNWTHIPFLWELPYFPELLRPHNIDVMHMEKNVAEAIFYTCLDIGDKTKDNNKSRLDQALMCNRKHLNLVEKPNDKWDRPRAPFSLKRDQKRM